The proteins below come from a single Xiphophorus hellerii strain 12219 chromosome 14, Xiphophorus_hellerii-4.1, whole genome shotgun sequence genomic window:
- the LOC116732260 gene encoding phospholipid scramblase 2-like, whose amino-acid sequence MSAPGYPNSPNHPPYPQPGQSAPPYPVPAGGYPGDPSQAPPPGFSMGYHQGQPPVMYQPGPAPGPGPDYGGQPMGMSPAPAPVGVPPGLEYLTQIDQILIHQKVELLEAFIGFETNNQYEIKNSLGQKIYKAKEKNDCCTRNCCGSLRSFDMTIKDNMDREVIRLIRPFRCVSCWCPCCLQEMEVQAPPGTTVGFIKQDWHPFLPKFSIQGPEGETLLKLEGPCFACNCCGDVNFELTGKDGGPSIGRISKQWSGLLKEVFTDTDNFGIQFPMDLDVKMKAVLMGACFLIDFMFFEKVGEANQRSSVFS is encoded by the exons ATGTCTGCTCCAG GCTATCCAAACTCTCCAAACCATCCTCCTTACCCACAACCCGGCCAGTCCGCGCCCCCTTATCCAGTCCCAGCTGGGGGATATCCCGGAGACCCCAGTCAGGCTCCCCCACCAGGCTTCAGCATGGGCTACCACCAGGGCCAGCCTCCTGTTATGTATCAACCGGGCCCTGCTCCAGGTCCAGGACCGGACTACGGCGGCCAGCCAATGGGAATGTCTCCAGCTCCGGCTCCTGTCGGCGTCCCGCCCGGACTCGAGTACCTAACACAG ATCGACCAGATCCTGATCCATCAGAAAGTTGAGCTCCTGGAAG CTTTCATTGGGTTTGAGACGAACAACCAGTACGAGATCAAAAACAGTCTGGGCCAGAAGATCTACAAGGCCAAGGAGAAGAACGACTGCTGCACCAGGAACTGCTGCGGCTCTCTGCGCAGCTTCGACATGACGATCAAGGACAACATGGACAGGGAGGTCATCCGTCTCATCCGGCCCTTCCGATGCGTCTCCTGCTGGTGTCCCTGCTGTCTGCAGGAG ATGGAGGTCCAGGCTCCGCCGGGAACCACCGTAGGGTTCATCAAACAGGACTGGCATCCTTTCCTGCCAAAGTTCTCCATCCAGGGACCAGAGGGAGAGACGCTGCTGAAACTGGAGGGGCCCTGCTTCGCCTGCAACTGCTGTGGGGACGTCAACTTTGAG CTGACGGGTAAAGATGGCGGACCATCCATTGGTCGGATCAGCAAGCAGTGGAGCGGCCTCTTGAAGGAAGTCTTCACAGACACGGACAACTTCGGCATTCAGTTCCCAATGGACCTGGACGTAAAGATGAAGGCTGTCCTCATGGGCGCCTGCTTCCTCATT GACTTCATGTTCTTCGAGAAAGTGGGAGAGGCAAACCAACGCAGCTCTGTGTTTTCATAA
- the tnk1 gene encoding non-receptor tyrosine-protein kinase TNK1, whose protein sequence is MLMDQDTQWLHQLLAEVQLEKFYVRVRDGLNITRVEHFNYVKESDLEHIGISKPAQRRLWEALKRYKTTARLRRNMLNKRDGGEQSGPAGPVQPQERTAPRLIQDSELILGEKLGSGSFGVVKRGEWHTQTGRVLPVAVKSLRSSRSTQADTLADFLQEVSTMQSLDHPYIIRLYGVVLTQPLKMVTELAVLGSLYDTLRARQFEYPLLRLWLFATQIAAGMDYLESRRFIHRDLAARNVLLSSKEVVKIGDFGLMRGLSQEMDHYIMGAHRRIPFAWCAPESLRIGSFSHASDVWMFGVTMWEMFTYCDEPWFGLSGRQILLRVEQEGERLEKPSDCPQELYVVMRKCWALNPVDRPNFADLIAMLTEAKPAQFQATREFSEPRKLLLAPNDTVTVIDHGLEMSEWRGQNQRTLFIGMFPASLTVPAITAGPSPPSGGSIISNPVKGSLQHLGHGDVHPDRSWGSPEGPDDKSSWRMGTGRGQEATNLQKMAGLSQSLESVLGGRRPRPQTTGPFRVDQQGRLMAPAMIAQSMMVQRDPRRLSEANLHVPPRPPLPDLTRLNLRNQRKPIAQASVPPFWPSQMVLSPPPQQTQPPGQFPPQQGMLNSNLVKMSRMARSTPQLDDDQKERPRDREKPPYLQNTKESLVAQVMEAVHGVTTEEVQSALQSNDWNPVRAEQQLKVKQLHSFSLCPVDICVKILDKHQWNLEHASRYLLRMNREDRPGAGDRDRPQISAERRV, encoded by the exons ATGCTGATGGACCAGGACACTCAGTGGCTGCACCAGCTGCTGGCCGAAGTCCAGCTGGAGAAGTTCTACGTCCGCGTCCGAGACGGCCTCAACATTACCCGCGTGGAGCACTTCAACTATGTCAAGGAGTCCGACCTGGAGCACATCGGAATCAGCAAGCCAG cacaACGACGATTATGGGAAGCCCTGAAACGCTACAAGACAACTGCGCGCTTACGAAGAAAT ATGCTCAACAAACGAGACGGAGGGGAACAGTCCGGCCCAGCCGGCCCAGTTCAGCCGCAGGAGAGGACCGCGCCTCGTCTGATCCAGGACAGTGAGCTGATTCTCGGGGAGAAGTTGGGGTCGGGGTCCTTTGGGGTGGTGAAGAGGGGAGAGTGGCACACACAGACAGGCAGAGTG CTCCCTGTGGCTGTCAAATCACTGAGGAGCAGCAGGTCCACGCAGGCCGACACACTCGCAGACTTCCTGCAGGAAGTCTCCACCATGCAGTCCCTGGACCACCCCTACATCATCCGACTCTACGGCGTTGTCCTCACACAGCCCCTCAAGATG GTAACAGAGCTGGCCGTTCTGGGCTCATTGTACGACACCCTGCGGGCGCGGCAGTTCGAGTACCCGCTGCTGCGCCTCTGGCTCTTTGCCACCCAGATTGCGGCAGGTATGGACTACCTGGAGAGCCGGAGATTCATCCACAGGGACTTGGCTGCCAGAAATGTGCTGCTGTCCTCCAAGGAGGTGGTGAAGATCGGAGACTTCGGTCTGATGCGGGGCTTGAGTCAGGAGATGGACCATTACATCATGGGAGCACACAGGAGGATCCCGTTTGCGTG GTGTGCCCCTGAAAGTCTCCGAATCGGCTCCTTTTCCCATGCCTCTGACGTCTGGATGTTTGGTGTCACCATGTGGGAAATGTTCACCTACTGTGATGAGCCCTGGTTTGGTCTCTCAGGAAGACAG ATACTGTTGCGTGTGGAGCAGGAAGGTGAGCGACTGGAGAAGCCTTCAGATTGTCCTCAGGAGCTGTACGTCGTCATGAGGAAGTGTTGGGCCCTCAACCCCGTCGACAGGCCCAACTTTGCCGATCTCATTGCAATGCTCACAGAG GCTAAGCCGGCACAGTTCCAAGCAACAAGAGAATTTTCAGAGCCTAGAAAACTTCTTCTCGCTCCAAACGACACTGTGACGGTCATAGACCATGG GCTGGAAATGAGCGAATGGCGTGGCCAGAATCAGAGGACGCTCTTCATCGGCATGTTTCCCGCCAGCCTGACTGTGCCCGCCATCACTGCGGGGCCCAGTCCACCTTCTGGCGGCTCCATCATCTCCAACCCAGTGAAGGGCAGCCTGCAACACCTCGGGCACGGAGACGTCCACCCTGACCGCAGCTGGGGCTCACCTGAGGGGCCGGACGA CAAAAGCAGCTGGAGGATGGGAACCGGCAGGGGGCAGGAGGCAACCAACTTGCAGAAAATGGCAG GTTTGTCTCAGAGCCTGGAGTCGGTCCTAGGTGGCCGTCGCCCCAGGCCTCAGACCACAGGGCCTTTCAGAGTGGATCAACAAGGCCGGCTCATGGCCCCTGCCATGATCGCCCAGAGCATGATGGTGCAGAGGGATCCGCGGCGCTTGAGTGAGGCCAACCTTCATGTCCCTCCCCGGCCACCGCTGCCCGACCTGACACGCCTGAACCTGAGGAACCAGAGGAAGCCCATTGCTCAGGCATCGGTGCCCCCATTCTGGCCTTCACAAATGGTCCTGTCCCCGCCGCCGCAGCAGACACAACCCCCTGGTCAATTTCCTCCTCAGCAGGGCATGCTAAACTCCAACCTGGTTAAAATGTCCCGGATGGCGCGTTCAACGCCGCAGCTGGATGACGACCAAAAGGAGAGACCGAGGGACAGAGAGAAACCACCTTATCTGCAAAACACAAAGGAGAGTCTTGTTGCACAG GTGATGGAGGCGGTGCACGGCGTGACCACTGAAGAGGTGCAAAGTGCGCTTCAGAGTAACGACTGGAATCCAGTCCGGGCTGAGCAACAACTCAAG GTCAAGCAGCTTCACTCGTTCAGCCTCTGCCCCGTAGACATCTGTGTGAAGATCCTGGACAAACACCAGTGGAACCTGGAGCACGCCAGCAGATACCTTCTCCGGATGAACCGGGAGGACAGGCCCGGCGCCGGAGACAGGGATCGGCCTCAGATTAGCGCAGAGAGACGGGTCTGA